The Streptococcaceae bacterium ESL0687 genome has a segment encoding these proteins:
- a CDS encoding phosphoribosylanthranilate isomerase, giving the protein MIIKICGLQRKEEVKQAVQSGASHLGFVFSRSKRKVDYKKVREITQGLPQEIKKVGIFVDEDYKLVNELSNLAGLDVVQLHGQEDLSYIDKIELPVIKALDDYQKFKDYQSDRKEIIFLLDGKKPGSGQRFDWENLPLEQLGEKFILAGGLNLENIDQALEYFSGHLLGVDVSSGVESNGQKDLQKIDLFTRKVIGEKV; this is encoded by the coding sequence ATGATTATCAAAATATGTGGTCTTCAAAGGAAGGAGGAGGTCAAGCAGGCAGTTCAATCAGGAGCCAGTCATCTGGGTTTTGTTTTTAGTAGGTCTAAAAGGAAGGTTGACTATAAAAAAGTTAGGGAAATTACTCAAGGTTTGCCACAAGAGATTAAGAAAGTTGGTATTTTTGTTGATGAAGATTATAAACTTGTGAATGAACTTAGTAATTTAGCGGGTCTTGATGTGGTTCAGCTCCACGGGCAGGAGGATTTATCCTATATCGATAAAATAGAGCTGCCGGTTATTAAAGCTCTTGATGACTACCAAAAATTTAAGGATTATCAGTCTGATCGAAAGGAAATCATCTTCCTTCTTGATGGAAAGAAGCCTGGTAGTGGTCAAAGATTTGACTGGGAAAATTTACCCTTAGAGCAGTTGGGGGAAAAATTTATTCTGGCTGGAGGGTTGAACTTGGAAAATATTGACCAGGCCCTGGAATATTTTTCTGGCCATCTTCTAGGAGTAGATGTTTCAAGCGGAGTTGAGTCTAATGGGCAAAAGGATTTACAAAAAATAGATTTATTTACAAGAAAAGTAATAGGAGAAAAAGTATGA
- the trpB gene encoding tryptophan synthase subunit beta, which produces MSYSMPDEKGFYGDFGGQFIPESLITAVKELQEAYEASRDDQEFQEEFEDLLRNYVGRENPLYFAKNLSEKLGGAKIYLKREDLNHTGSHKINNALGQVLLAKKLGKNKIIAETGAGQHGVATATAAALFGMECTIYMGEEDVKRQALNVFRIELLGAKVVAVTDGSKVLKDAVNAALRAWAANVEDTHYILGSVLGPHPYPQIVRDYQSVIGREARRQILQIEGKLPDALVACVGGGSNAMGLFYPFLEDSEVEFYGVEAAGEGLESKRHAATITKGRPGVLHGAYMDLLQDENGQIDEAYSISAGLDYPGLGPEHCYFKRIGRAKYEAITDEEALAAFQLLSQTEGIIPALESSHAISYAVKLAASLDQDQVIIVCLSGRGDKDVEQVREILAGRN; this is translated from the coding sequence ATGAGTTATTCAATGCCAGATGAAAAGGGATTTTATGGGGATTTTGGAGGGCAGTTCATTCCTGAATCTCTAATAACAGCAGTTAAGGAACTCCAAGAAGCCTATGAAGCCAGCAGGGATGATCAGGAATTCCAAGAGGAGTTTGAAGATCTGTTAAGAAATTATGTGGGACGCGAGAATCCTTTGTACTTTGCTAAAAATTTAAGCGAAAAACTTGGAGGTGCTAAGATTTACCTTAAACGGGAGGATTTAAACCACACGGGATCTCATAAGATTAATAATGCTCTAGGCCAGGTTCTTTTAGCTAAAAAGTTAGGTAAAAATAAGATTATTGCAGAAACGGGAGCAGGCCAGCACGGGGTTGCCACAGCTACAGCAGCGGCACTTTTTGGGATGGAATGTACAATTTACATGGGAGAAGAGGACGTTAAAAGGCAGGCCCTAAACGTATTTAGGATTGAACTCCTAGGAGCTAAGGTGGTAGCTGTTACTGATGGTTCTAAGGTTTTAAAAGATGCGGTAAATGCAGCTTTAAGGGCTTGGGCAGCCAATGTTGAGGACACTCATTATATTTTAGGAAGTGTTCTTGGACCCCATCCCTACCCTCAAATTGTTCGAGACTACCAGTCAGTCATTGGTAGGGAGGCTCGGAGGCAGATTCTTCAAATCGAAGGTAAACTACCAGATGCTCTTGTGGCTTGCGTTGGTGGTGGAAGTAATGCCATGGGACTTTTTTATCCCTTCCTTGAAGATTCAGAGGTTGAATTTTACGGGGTTGAGGCAGCAGGAGAAGGACTTGAAAGCAAACGCCATGCAGCAACAATCACCAAGGGTCGTCCGGGTGTCCTTCACGGAGCCTACATGGATCTCCTTCAAGATGAGAACGGCCAGATAGATGAGGCCTACTCAATTTCTGCAGGCCTTGATTATCCTGGTCTTGGACCCGAGCATTGTTATTTCAAGCGAATTGGGCGGGCAAAATATGAGGCTATAACTGATGAGGAAGCCTTAGCGGCCTTTCAACTTTTAAGCCAGACTGAAGGAATCATTCCAGCCCTTGAGAGTTCTCATGCAATATCTTATGCTGTAAAACTTGCTGCAAGTTTGGATCAGGATCAAGTAATTATTGTTTGCTTGTCAGGTAGGGGAGACAAAGATGTGGAGCAAGTTCGAGAAATTTTAGCAGGGAGAAATTGA
- the trpA gene encoding tryptophan synthase subunit alpha yields MKTKTLTKKLKGEKKIFIPYIMAGDHERGLDGLQETIDYLNDHGVSAIELGIPFSDPVADGPVIELAGLRSLERDTTLRKVVGELGKIKSKAPLILMTYFNPVLQYGLENLLDDLEATDVAGLIIPDLPYEHEDLIAPLVDSRDLALIRMVSITTDIKRQEKLVDGAQGFIYAVALNGVTGTQNAYQEELDNHLSTLRNLSPIPVVTGFGISKLEDVARFHKVSDGVVVGSYIVDKLKDNKYPDLDSFISQAIELGNQ; encoded by the coding sequence ATGAAGACAAAGACTTTGACCAAAAAACTTAAAGGTGAGAAAAAAATTTTTATTCCCTATATTATGGCAGGAGATCATGAACGGGGACTTGATGGCTTACAGGAGACAATAGACTATTTAAATGATCACGGTGTTTCAGCGATTGAACTTGGAATTCCTTTTTCTGATCCAGTAGCTGATGGACCGGTCATTGAACTAGCAGGTCTTAGGAGTCTAGAAAGAGATACGACCCTAAGAAAGGTGGTAGGAGAGCTTGGAAAGATTAAAAGCAAGGCACCATTAATTTTAATGACTTATTTCAATCCAGTCCTCCAGTATGGCCTAGAAAATTTACTAGATGATTTGGAGGCAACGGATGTAGCTGGTCTTATCATTCCCGATTTACCCTATGAACATGAAGATTTGATAGCTCCTTTAGTAGATTCAAGAGATCTTGCCCTCATTCGAATGGTATCTATTACAACAGATATAAAAAGGCAGGAGAAGCTTGTTGACGGAGCCCAAGGATTTATTTATGCCGTGGCCTTAAATGGGGTTACAGGAACACAAAATGCCTACCAAGAAGAACTAGATAATCATCTATCAACCTTAAGGAACCTATCTCCCATTCCAGTTGTTACAGGCTTTGGGATATCAAAGCTTGAGGATGTTGCAAGATTCCACAAGGTTTCAGATGGTGTAGTAGTAGGATCTTACATTGTTGATAAGCTTAAAGACAATAAATACCCAGATTTAGATAGCTTTATTTCCCAGGCCATTGAACTGGGTAATCAATAA
- the rplS gene encoding 50S ribosomal protein L19, with amino-acid sequence MNPLIQSLTEGQLRSDIPSFRPGDTVRVHAKVVEGTRERIQLFEGVVIKRRGAGISETYTVRKISNGVGVERTFPLHTPRVEKLEVIRHGKVRRAKLYYLRALQGKAARIKEIRR; translated from the coding sequence ATGAATCCATTAATCCAAAGCCTTACTGAAGGTCAACTACGTAGCGATATCCCATCATTCCGTCCAGGGGACACTGTACGTGTTCACGCGAAAGTTGTCGAAGGAACTCGCGAACGTATCCAGTTATTTGAAGGTGTTGTAATCAAACGCCGTGGTGCTGGAATCAGCGAAACTTACACAGTTCGTAAAATTTCAAACGGTGTTGGTGTCGAACGTACATTCCCACTACACACTCCACGTGTTGAAAAACTTGAAGTTATCCGTCACGGTAAAGTACGTCGTGCTAAACTTTACTACCTACGTGCATTACAAGGTAAAGCAGCTCGTATTAAAGAAATCCGTCGTTAA
- a CDS encoding FMN-dependent NADH-azoreductase has translation MAQVLAVKGHPLDGDKSKSVKVFEEFLGTYSEANPQDEVKVVDLYAEDFPEIDADILSGWGLLQSGAEFSDLTPDQQAKIGRFAQSTEEFLAADKVIVANGLWNLNIPTRLKAWFDTINVAGKTFRYTAEGPEGLAGDKKVLHIQASGGVYGGEDPAAQYVKNIFNFIGVNDIDTIYIEGADYQPERTEEIVGQAISKANDLAKKF, from the coding sequence ATGGCACAAGTACTTGCAGTAAAAGGACACCCACTTGATGGGGATAAATCAAAATCAGTAAAAGTATTTGAAGAGTTCTTAGGAACCTATAGTGAAGCAAATCCTCAAGATGAGGTTAAAGTAGTTGACTTATATGCGGAAGATTTTCCAGAAATTGATGCAGATATTTTATCTGGTTGGGGACTTCTTCAAAGTGGGGCAGAATTTTCTGACCTAACACCTGATCAACAAGCTAAGATTGGACGTTTTGCTCAGTCGACAGAAGAATTTTTAGCAGCTGATAAGGTTATTGTGGCAAATGGTTTATGGAATCTAAATATTCCTACCCGTTTAAAAGCTTGGTTTGATACAATTAACGTTGCAGGTAAAACCTTTAGATACACAGCTGAAGGACCAGAAGGTCTTGCAGGAGATAAAAAAGTTTTACATATTCAAGCAAGCGGTGGAGTTTATGGTGGTGAAGATCCAGCAGCCCAATATGTAAAAAATATCTTTAATTTCATCGGTGTAAATGATATTGATACTATCTATATTGAGGGAGCTGACTACCAGCCAGAACGAACAGAAGAGATTGTTGGCCAAGCTATTAGTAAGGCTAATGATTTAGCTAAGAAATTTTAA
- a CDS encoding uracil-DNA glycosylase, which yields MKYPKKLIDQVTRASQGFTMEGFLPGQGNENAKLMLLGEAPGKTEIENGIPFSGQAGVWFDSWLKLAGLKREDLYISSTVRSRPYTIRKKVSEKTGKITESFPNRTPNKKEILAHAPLVDYEIIKIKPKFIAPMGNIALKRLLGDKWKVSDCHGQVIKSRILKLNESFSSYEWTEEEYTIFPLYHPASVIYKRSLNEIIEQDWINLSNLLKT from the coding sequence ATGAAATATCCAAAGAAATTAATTGACCAAGTTACAAGGGCGAGCCAGGGTTTTACCATGGAGGGTTTTTTACCAGGCCAGGGCAATGAGAATGCAAAGCTTATGCTTTTAGGCGAGGCGCCTGGAAAAACAGAGATTGAAAATGGAATTCCTTTTAGTGGTCAGGCAGGTGTTTGGTTTGATAGTTGGCTTAAGCTTGCAGGACTTAAACGGGAAGACCTTTATATTTCAAGTACTGTTAGAAGTAGGCCTTATACTATACGGAAAAAGGTTAGTGAAAAAACTGGAAAAATTACCGAAAGCTTTCCTAATAGAACACCCAATAAAAAAGAAATACTTGCCCACGCTCCCTTAGTTGATTATGAAATCATAAAAATCAAACCAAAATTTATTGCTCCGATGGGGAACATCGCCCTAAAAAGGCTATTGGGAGATAAGTGGAAGGTATCAGACTGTCACGGACAAGTTATTAAATCACGAATTCTTAAGCTTAATGAATCTTTTAGTAGCTATGAATGGACAGAGGAAGAGTACACTATTTTTCCCCTTTATCATCCAGCATCAGTTATTTATAAGAGAAGTCTTAATGAAATTATTGAACAAGACTGGATAAACCTATCTAATCTTTTGAAAACATAA
- a CDS encoding ABC transporter ATP-binding protein — MSILKYTKKYKKQLFLGPVFKFLEAVFELLLPLLMASMVDQGIQKNNWAKVGELTLGMLGLSLLGLIAAVICQYYASVASQAFGTEVRNALMAKINKLSYKELDKFGSDTLITRMTNDVNQVQLALAMFIRLLIRAPFLSIGSVIMAFYIDFQMGLIFLALLPIFCLILFLITVKSVPLYSKVQKRLDGINRLVSQNLSGVRVIRAFARRGSEEEEFDQASDKLADISLKVSNLSALLTPMTTLIMNLGIIGIFYLGGFKVNLGNLEQGQILALVNYMNQMLLALITVSYLVVIFTRAYASAKRIDQILVSPVSIDRESSDGLTATGGKVSFKDVDFRFSADSGLALEGIDFTIDSGESLGIIGPTGSGKTILTQLIPRFYDASAGSVEVNDIDVKKWNLNKLRELMAVVPQKSVLFSGTVKDNLLLGKEDASEADCWEALRLAQAEDFIKNLPEGLMTEIFEGGKNFSGGQKQRLTIARALIRKPKILILDDSLSALDYQTEYNLRQALKEINCTIIIVSQRLKSIEEAREILVLDSGKLVGRGSHKYLLETCDLYKEIVDSQREDKND; from the coding sequence ATGTCCATATTAAAATATACGAAAAAATATAAGAAGCAACTTTTTTTGGGCCCTGTTTTCAAATTTCTTGAGGCAGTTTTTGAGCTTCTCTTACCCCTTTTGATGGCCTCTATGGTTGACCAGGGAATCCAAAAGAATAATTGGGCCAAGGTTGGAGAGTTAACCCTAGGTATGCTTGGTCTATCTTTATTAGGCCTTATAGCAGCGGTTATCTGCCAGTATTATGCTTCGGTTGCTTCCCAGGCCTTTGGTACTGAGGTTAGAAATGCCCTAATGGCAAAGATAAATAAATTATCTTATAAGGAACTGGATAAGTTTGGCTCAGATACCCTTATAACGAGGATGACAAATGATGTAAACCAGGTTCAACTGGCCCTGGCCATGTTTATTAGACTTCTAATTAGGGCTCCTTTTTTAAGTATTGGTTCAGTTATTATGGCCTTTTACATTGACTTTCAAATGGGTTTAATTTTTCTAGCCCTGCTTCCTATTTTCTGTTTGATTCTTTTTCTGATAACTGTTAAATCAGTTCCCCTTTATTCCAAGGTTCAAAAAAGACTTGATGGGATTAATCGTTTGGTCAGCCAAAATCTGTCTGGTGTTCGGGTTATTAGAGCCTTTGCCAGAAGGGGAAGTGAAGAGGAGGAATTTGATCAGGCCTCAGACAAGCTAGCAGATATTTCCCTAAAAGTTTCAAATCTTTCAGCTCTTTTAACCCCAATGACTACCTTGATTATGAATCTGGGTATTATTGGAATTTTTTACCTGGGAGGATTTAAGGTTAATCTGGGTAATTTAGAGCAGGGACAAATTTTAGCTCTTGTTAATTATATGAACCAAATGCTTTTAGCCCTTATTACAGTATCTTACCTAGTTGTAATTTTTACTAGGGCCTATGCTTCTGCAAAAAGGATTGATCAAATTCTTGTTTCACCTGTAAGTATTGACAGGGAGTCAAGTGACGGTCTTACTGCTACTGGCGGGAAAGTAAGTTTCAAGGATGTTGATTTTAGATTTTCAGCTGATTCAGGCCTTGCTTTGGAAGGAATTGATTTTACCATTGATTCCGGAGAAAGTTTGGGTATCATTGGACCGACAGGCTCTGGAAAGACCATCTTAACTCAATTAATACCAAGATTTTATGATGCATCAGCTGGAAGTGTTGAGGTTAATGACATTGATGTAAAAAAATGGAATTTAAATAAATTGAGGGAGCTTATGGCTGTGGTACCTCAAAAATCAGTCCTCTTTTCAGGGACTGTTAAGGATAATCTTCTTTTAGGAAAAGAAGATGCAAGTGAGGCAGACTGCTGGGAGGCCTTGAGGCTTGCTCAGGCTGAAGATTTTATTAAGAATTTACCTGAAGGTTTAATGACTGAAATTTTTGAGGGTGGTAAGAATTTTTCAGGGGGACAGAAGCAAAGATTGACCATAGCGCGTGCCCTAATTAGAAAACCTAAGATACTAATTCTTGATGATTCTCTAAGTGCCTTAGACTATCAAACGGAGTACAATTTAAGGCAGGCCCTTAAGGAAATAAACTGCACGATTATAATTGTTTCCCAGAGGTTAAAATCAATTGAGGAAGCCCGTGAAATCTTAGTTCTTGACAGTGGAAAACTTGTAGGTCGTGGTAGTCATAAATATCTACTTGAAACTTGTGATTTATATAAGGAAATTGTAGATTCTCAGAGGGAGGATAAGAATGACTAA
- a CDS encoding ABC transporter ATP-binding protein yields the protein MTKAKENTNNHKHYGAFRDFLPYILKYKWENSAAVALGLLSGITSVYLTYEIGQVIDQMIGKNEVNFTNLSKIILIFIGLVLLTSVSQWLIQVLGNRVSYLSVGDLRKDTFTKLNSLPLSYYDTHPHGDISSRFTNDMDNISLAVSSIYNQIFSGLAVILLSLVTMLKMNVSLTLVVLTATPVIFLTNWLVAKASQNDFINQQALVGQVSAFVSERVGNQKLIQAFQAEDMDQRTFEKINQDLYVKGQKAQFSSSLTNPLSRFVDHLAYVAVGFVGAYLILIGKSSISVGLISSFTIYASQFTKPFIEISALITPIQTGLVGINRAFAILGENSESSDKNLQVLQDVKGQIIFEDVDFSYRPDKPLIQNFNFQANPGDKIAIVGKTGAGKSTLVNLLMRFYDVDAGSIKIDGHDIRTVTRNSLRRNFGMVLQDTWLIDGSIRDNLIYGNPQASDQEINDVLRETYMYDFVKRLPHGLDTLIGEEGMKISEGQAQLFTIARVMLSHPKMLILDEATSSVDSLTEEKISEAFLKMMVGRTSFIIAHRLATIKSATKIIVMDQGKIVEQGTHAELLKNKGQYYQIYESQFKN from the coding sequence ATGACTAAAGCTAAAGAAAATACCAATAATCATAAACATTACGGAGCTTTTAGGGATTTCCTTCCATATATTTTAAAATACAAGTGGGAAAATTCTGCAGCTGTTGCCCTTGGTCTTCTTTCAGGGATTACCTCGGTCTATTTAACCTATGAAATCGGCCAGGTAATTGACCAGATGATTGGAAAAAATGAGGTTAACTTTACAAATCTTAGTAAAATCATCTTAATTTTTATTGGACTGGTCCTCCTAACAAGTGTTAGCCAGTGGTTAATTCAAGTCCTAGGAAATAGGGTTTCTTATTTATCTGTTGGAGATCTTAGAAAGGATACCTTTACCAAGTTAAATAGCCTGCCTTTGAGCTATTATGATACCCATCCTCATGGTGATATAAGTAGTAGGTTTACAAATGATATGGATAATATCTCCCTGGCTGTAAGTTCTATCTATAATCAGATATTTTCAGGTCTTGCTGTTATCTTGTTGTCTTTAGTTACCATGCTCAAGATGAATGTTAGTTTAACTCTTGTTGTTCTGACGGCAACGCCTGTAATTTTTCTAACAAATTGGCTGGTTGCTAAGGCTTCGCAAAATGATTTTATAAACCAACAGGCTCTGGTCGGTCAGGTTTCAGCCTTTGTCAGTGAAAGAGTGGGAAACCAGAAGTTAATTCAGGCCTTTCAAGCTGAGGATATGGACCAGAGGACATTTGAAAAGATTAATCAGGACCTTTATGTTAAGGGGCAGAAGGCTCAATTTTCATCCTCATTAACTAATCCTCTGTCTCGTTTTGTTGATCACCTGGCTTATGTGGCTGTAGGTTTTGTTGGTGCCTATCTGATTTTGATTGGAAAAAGTAGCATAAGTGTCGGGCTTATCTCAAGTTTTACTATTTACGCCTCTCAGTTTACCAAGCCCTTTATTGAAATCTCAGCCTTAATAACACCTATTCAAACAGGTCTTGTTGGAATTAATAGAGCTTTTGCTATTTTGGGAGAAAACTCAGAGTCCTCAGATAAAAATCTGCAGGTTTTGCAGGATGTAAAAGGTCAAATTATCTTTGAGGATGTTGATTTTTCATATAGGCCAGATAAGCCTCTAATTCAAAATTTTAATTTTCAGGCTAATCCGGGGGATAAGATTGCTATTGTTGGAAAGACCGGTGCTGGAAAATCAACCTTGGTTAATCTTCTGATGCGTTTTTATGATGTTGATGCAGGATCTATAAAGATTGATGGTCATGATATTAGGACAGTTACACGAAATAGTTTAAGAAGAAACTTTGGTATGGTTCTTCAGGATACCTGGTTGATAGATGGAAGTATTAGGGATAATTTGATCTATGGTAATCCCCAGGCAAGTGACCAGGAGATTAATGATGTTCTTAGGGAAACTTACATGTATGACTTTGTAAAAAGACTTCCCCACGGGCTTGATACACTTATTGGAGAAGAAGGAATGAAAATTTCTGAGGGACAGGCCCAATTATTTACCATAGCAAGGGTCATGCTTAGCCACCCTAAGATGTTGATTCTCGATGAGGCAACAAGTTCTGTTGATAGCTTGACTGAGGAAAAGATTTCTGAGGCCTTTTTAAAAATGATGGTTGGAAGGACAAGTTTTATTATTGCCCACCGGCTTGCGACCATTAAATCAGCCACTAAAATAATTGTCATGGATCAAGGAAAAATTGTGGAGCAGGGAACCCATGCTGAACTTTTGAAAAATAAGGGTCAATACTATCAAATTTATGAATCTCAATTTAAAAATTAA
- a CDS encoding alpha-amylase: MKKRNMVIFQGFEWYLPNDGKHWNNLASKASQLKSLGFSAVWFPPASKASGGRDDVGYGVYDRYDLGEFEQKGTLLTKYGSKDDYLSAIKTIHDYDMEVYADIVFNQMLGADETEVVPAAKYNPNNRNQEISPEENIEAWTKFTFPGREGKYNDYIWTWKNFSGVDYDARTKSHAIFNFDDRGWNQDVDWENGNYDYLMGCDLDMSYEETVDQLDQWGKWHLELTDVDGYRLDAVKHIEFDYYVDWLLKRRSEKGVHMFVVGEYWSDDLSRLVDYLNSSGNIIRLFDVPLHYNLYNAAKSDGSFDMRNILKGTLIEDHQDFSVTFVDNHDTQPGQSLESWVEGWFKLHAYALILLRKQGVPVVFWGDLYGIPSQGINPVGSGLETLLKLRYKIDFGKQVDYFDDPNCIAWVLTGDFNEDYSGIVVIMTNGGDNQKEMTVSALHRDKVFVDILKNNGSRVTLDRDGKGVFPVNGGQVSVYVQEDLAREL, encoded by the coding sequence ATGAAAAAAAGAAATATGGTTATTTTTCAGGGCTTTGAGTGGTATTTACCCAACGATGGTAAACATTGGAACAATCTAGCTTCAAAGGCTAGCCAGCTCAAAAGCCTAGGTTTTTCGGCTGTTTGGTTCCCACCAGCATCAAAGGCTTCTGGGGGTCGGGATGACGTGGGCTACGGAGTTTATGACCGCTATGACCTTGGAGAATTTGAACAAAAGGGGACCCTTTTAACTAAATATGGCTCTAAGGATGACTATTTGTCAGCCATTAAGACCATCCATGATTATGATATGGAAGTATATGCTGATATTGTTTTCAACCAGATGCTTGGAGCTGATGAAACGGAAGTTGTTCCAGCTGCAAAGTATAATCCCAATAATCGTAACCAGGAAATTTCGCCAGAGGAAAATATTGAAGCTTGGACTAAGTTTACCTTTCCGGGACGCGAGGGAAAGTACAATGATTATATTTGGACCTGGAAAAACTTTTCTGGAGTTGATTATGATGCGCGTACCAAGTCACATGCTATTTTTAACTTTGATGACAGAGGGTGGAATCAGGATGTAGACTGGGAAAATGGGAATTATGACTACCTTATGGGTTGTGATTTGGATATGTCATACGAGGAGACTGTAGACCAGCTAGACCAGTGGGGTAAGTGGCACTTGGAACTTACAGATGTTGATGGCTATAGACTTGATGCTGTTAAGCATATCGAATTTGACTATTATGTGGACTGGCTTTTGAAGCGAAGAAGCGAGAAGGGTGTCCACATGTTTGTTGTGGGTGAGTATTGGTCAGATGACTTATCAAGACTAGTTGATTACCTAAATTCATCAGGCAATATAATCCGTCTTTTTGATGTCCCCCTCCATTATAATTTGTACAATGCGGCTAAGTCTGATGGATCATTTGACATGAGAAATATTTTAAAGGGAACCTTGATTGAAGATCATCAGGACTTTTCGGTAACCTTTGTTGATAATCATGATACCCAGCCGGGACAGAGTCTAGAATCCTGGGTCGAAGGCTGGTTTAAACTCCATGCTTATGCTTTAATTCTTTTGAGAAAGCAAGGGGTGCCAGTTGTTTTTTGGGGCGACTTGTACGGTATTCCGTCCCAGGGAATTAATCCTGTTGGTTCCGGACTTGAAACTCTTCTCAAACTAAGATATAAGATTGACTTTGGCAAGCAGGTTGATTATTTTGATGACCCAAATTGTATTGCCTGGGTTTTAACAGGGGATTTCAACGAGGACTATTCTGGAATTGTTGTTATTATGACTAATGGAGGAGATAATCAAAAGGAGATGACTGTTAGTGCCCTTCATAGGGACAAGGTATTTGTTGATATTTTAAAAAATAATGGCAGCAGAGTTACTCTTGATAGAGACGGAAAAGGGGTATTTCCTGTAAATGGAGGTCAAGTATCAGTTTATGTGCAAGAAGATTTGGCCAGGGAATTGTAG
- a CDS encoding GNAT family N-acetyltransferase — protein MIEFRYAKKEDLGRIVEIYNQAVPTRLSTADLEPIEVESRIGWFEAHNPDKRPLWLIIYQGQIAGWMSFSDFYGRPAYSKTAEISIYLDTSFRRLGLGQKALTYAESQVSRLGIDTLLAFIFGHNQASQKLFLKNCFTPWGHLPQVALMDEKLYDLDILGKSYIKKHS, from the coding sequence ATGATTGAATTTAGGTATGCTAAAAAAGAGGACCTGGGCCGAATTGTTGAAATCTATAATCAAGCGGTACCAACAAGACTTTCAACTGCCGATTTGGAGCCGATTGAGGTTGAATCTCGTATAGGTTGGTTTGAAGCTCATAACCCGGACAAACGTCCACTGTGGTTAATTATTTACCAAGGTCAAATAGCCGGTTGGATGAGTTTTTCCGATTTTTATGGTCGGCCTGCTTACTCAAAAACAGCAGAGATATCAATTTATTTGGATACTTCCTTTAGAAGATTAGGACTTGGTCAAAAGGCTCTAACCTATGCTGAAAGTCAAGTGAGTAGATTGGGAATCGATACTTTACTGGCCTTTATTTTTGGTCATAATCAAGCCAGTCAGAAACTATTTTTAAAAAATTGTTTTACCCCGTGGGGGCATTTGCCTCAAGTGGCCTTAATGGATGAAAAATTATATGACTTAGATATTTTAGGGAAATCATATATTAAAAAACATTCCTAA